The stretch of DNA ATCCTTGAGCTCCACCAGGGTGACCTCAACGCCCCATTCCAGCGTGAGGGCATCCAGGATCTCCCGGATATCGCTGTTGATGCGTTCGGTCTCGGACAGCGTCTGGTCCAGGCTGTGCCGGCCGACGACTTTCCGAAGCGTGGTCTGTGCGATCTGGTTGATGGCCGCAGCCACGTTCTCAATCGCCACGACGGACTTCACGGCATCGACCACCCGGTAGTACGCAACTGCGGAGATGTCGACGCTCACATTGTCCTGGGTGATGATGCCCTGCGACTGGATCGGCATTGTCACGATCCGCAGGCTGACGAGCGGGAGCCTGTCGATCACCGGAATGATGAAGCGCAGCCCGGGCAATCTCACCCCGACGACCCTGCCCAGCCGGAAGAGGACGCCCTGCTCGTACTGGCGCACAATCCGGATGGACATCCGGGCCAGCGTCAGCAGCAGTATGACGACGACGATGAGAATGACGACGCTGGTGAGGTCCATCCGGATCTCCTCCTGATTGCCGGAATTTGTTTGCATGAAGAGCCCTACAGTGCGGAGCCCGCAGGATAATCTCCCGGTTCCATTGTCCCACCGGGGCGCGGAAAAGGACCGGGATCCGGGGGCCCGTCTGCCCTCCGGGACTGCGGCCGTGCCGGGCGCAAGGAGCCCGTAGAATGGACAGCGGATGGGTTGGCCAGGCGGCCGCGCGTCACGCAAGTGGCTCGAGGAACGTCCGGGCTCCGCAGGGCAGGGTGGTGGGTAACGCCCACTCGGGGTAACCCGCAGGACAGTGCCGCAGAGAACAGACCGCCTGCCTGCCGCGTGTGCTTGCACAGGCGGCAGTGCAGGTAAGGGTGAAACGGTGGTGTAAGAGACCACCAGCTTCCCGGGTGACCGGGAAGGCTAGGTAAACCCCACCCGGAGCAAGGCCAGACAGGGCACGTTTGAGGGCTGCTCGCCCGAGTGTCCGGGTAGGCCGCTGGAGGGCGTCGGCAACGGCGTTCGTAGATGGATGGCCGCTACTCCCGTGCCGGTAACGGCGCGGGAACACAGAACCCGGCGTATCGGTCAACCCATCCCACCCACGCCGCGGCGCCGGCCGCCCCCGCAGGTGTGAGTGATTTCACGCCGCACCCGCCACCGGCAGCCGCGCCGCCGCCCTAGAATGGTTAGCGAACGTAGAAGTTCTGCCGCCGGGTCTGCGTTCGCAGCCGGTGGCTTTTCTTTGCACTTCATGCAGGCGCCCGGGGTGGACCGAATCCCCGCCGGCGGCTAGGTTCCGGACACCCTCCGGCGGCCGACTTCCATATACGCGGACGTATGTGGTGGATTTTAGGAAGGTAGTTCTGTGAGCCAGACATCAGATTCTTGTCTTGATACGTGGATGGGCCGGGAGGCGCTCGCCGAGGCCATGATTCCACTCATCGGCCGGCTGTACCGCGAGAACAACGTGGTGACCAGCATCCACGGCCGCAGCCTGATCAACAAGTCCACCATGAGCATCCTGAAGGCGCACCGTTTCGCCCGCCGGATGAGCAAAGAAGAGCTGCGCCTCGAAGAGACCGCTCCGCTGCTGGAGGCCCTGACAAAGCTGGAACTGGGTGCGGCCGCCATTGACGTCGCCCGACTCGCCGAAAAGTACCGGGCCGAAGGCAACGGCGCCACCCTTGATGAATTCCTCCGTGAAGAACTCGCCGAGGTCGTGGGCAAACGCGGCGCCGACGACCGCACCAGCACCGACGTCGTCCTCTACGGCTTCGGACGCATCGGCCGGCTCCTGGCCCGCCTCCTGATCGAAAAGGCCGGTGGCGGCCACGGCCTGCGCCTGCGCGCCATCGTGGTCCGGCGAGGCTCGGACAACGACCTGACCAAGCGCGCCAGCCTGCTGCGCCGCGACTCGGTCCACGGCTCCTTCGAGGGCACCATCAAGGTGGACCTCGAGAATGACACCATCACCGCCAACGGCGTCCAGATCCAGGTCATCTACTCGGACAACCCGGCCACGGTTGACTACACCGCCTACGGCATCCACGACGCGCTTGTCGTCGACAACACGGGCCGCT from Arthrobacter sp. PAMC25564 encodes:
- a CDS encoding slipin family protein, translated to MDLTSVVILIVVVILLLTLARMSIRIVRQYEQGVLFRLGRVVGVRLPGLRFIIPVIDRLPLVSLRIVTMPIQSQGIITQDNVSVDISAVAYYRVVDAVKSVVAIENVAAAINQIAQTTLRKVVGRHSLDQTLSETERINSDIREILDALTLEWGVEVTLVELKDIQLPESMKRAMARQAEAEREKRAKIIAAEGESIAAAALGAASDIMMAHPLALQLRNLQSLVEIGVDKNTTVVFPAPLMSTIGELSAFLARENQAAQAAAPASATAIKAA